In the Melitaea cinxia chromosome 28, ilMelCinx1.1, whole genome shotgun sequence genome, one interval contains:
- the LOC123667573 gene encoding uncharacterized protein LOC123667573, with protein sequence MKIATGLTILSLISLALGNPVSNDDHDKLTVTKSLFAESLIQYTGQHEIVNLLLPINGLNIEKEEEKGTKKSSFDSDSNENDLQLTAFFVEADTDSDGKRVDRGLYMLKDGVATKLLEHGRDAAASYDFSKLVFFGAADGIYVYDIKKNSVELYGTVTDSIIGIAKEATGDVIYILTENHEVYKVSNEGTTKEKLDNIVNAKQIVVDYSNNIYFYSDDKQAYVHLADGVKKIEGLPENPNSVKLIKPPFMLDNGVLFLVDNKVYTIFANGTSEPLGIDFDSDAVPTAFSVEPFLTQLYAYNKSIYEYNVLAILFGDILEPIRPYVTKASNKIGPVSLKGKILMRNQSN encoded by the coding sequence ATGAAGATTGCAACGGGTTTAACGATTCTATCGCTAATCAGCTTAGCACTTGGCAATCCCGTCTCCAACGATGACCACGACAAACTAACAGTTACGAAGAGCTTGTTCGCTGAGAGTTTAATACAATACACTGGTCAACATGAAATAGTGAACTTATTGTTACCTATTAATGGTCTCAATattgaaaaagaagaagaaaaaggcACAAAAAAATCAAGTTTTGATTCTGATTCTAACGAAAACGATTTACAACTTACTGCATTCTTTGTAGAAGCTGATACAGACTCAGATGGCAAACGTGTAGATCGAGGCCTATATATGCTAAAAGATGGTGTTGCAACTAAACTATTAGAACATGGTAGAGACGCAGCCGCATCTTATGACTTCAGTAAATTGGTCTTCTTCGGAGCCGCTGACGGAATTTACGTTTAcgatataaaaaagaattccGTCGAACTATACGGTACAGTTACCGACAGTATAATCGGCATTGCTAAAGAAGCAACCGGTGACGTGATCTATATCCTGACTGAGAATCATGAAGTATACAAAGTATCGAACGAAGGTACAACAAAGGAGAAATTAGACAACATAGTTAACGCAAAACAAATTGTTGTCGACTATTCCAACAATATTTACTTCTATTCGGAcgataaacaagcgtacgtccaTTTAGCTGACGGTGTGAAGAAAATCGAAGGTCTGCCAGAAAACCCCAACAGCGTAAAACTCATAAAACCACCTTTCATGTTGGACAATGGAGTTCTATTCCTTGTTGATAACAAGGTTTATACTATCTTCGCTAACGGAACAAGCGAACCGCTTGGAATAGATTTCGATTCTGACGCTGTACCAACTGCATTCTCTGTAGAACCATTCCTAACCCAACTGTATGCCTATAACAAGAGTATTTATGAATACAACGTATTAGCTATTCTTTTCGGAGATATTTTGGAACCAATAAGACCGTATGTTACAAAGGCATCAAACAAGATTGGACCAGTTTCATTGAAAGGAAAAATTCTCATGCGGAACCAATCCAATTAA